A genomic region of Papaver somniferum cultivar HN1 chromosome 7, ASM357369v1, whole genome shotgun sequence contains the following coding sequences:
- the LOC113295725 gene encoding uncharacterized protein LOC113295725 encodes MEAEVSSTHDSPYSLQPFRFYNEDILLFYIDIGLESQVEMKVSGPKGRPITWLESTNPDHRFASASLAQVASWHQKEFSNGVGSAIASLRGLVYSLSPQGNADLTQLFRIAAHEAKKSRAQNRLLRVMLGGMVKGSITKVQRGYWY; translated from the exons ATGGAAGCTGAAGTTTCAAGCACACATGATTCACCGTATTCACTACAACCTTTTCGATTCTACAATGAAGATATACTACTATTCTATATTGATATTGGTCTTGAATCTCAAGTTGAAATGAAAGTTTCAGGACCAAAAGGTCGACCTATTACTTGGCTTGAATCTACCAATCCTGATCATCGTTTTGCTTCCGCTTCTTTGGCTCAAGTTGCTTCATGG CATCAAAAGGAGTTCAGTAACGGGGTTGGCTCTGCAATCGCATCCCTCCGTGGGTTAGTCTACTCGCTTTCTCCACAAGGAAATGCAGATCTTACCCAGCTGTTCAGAATAGCAGCTCATGAAGCAAAGAAATCCCGAGCACAGAATCGTCTTTTAAGAGTT ATGTTGGGTGGAATGGTCAAAGGCAGTATTACCAAAGTGCAGAGGGGGTATTGGTATTAA